A stretch of the Kushneria konosiri genome encodes the following:
- a CDS encoding CDP-glycerol glycerophosphotransferase family protein: protein MLTKLGYFSRKVLKSYKVLMLLTLAGLLVVSLPRMSISIGGFLITLLAIAFQYFLAIHNKLYRIRVPLEEMGAFSNDIRFTFKQKTYNIPDNKSLAKMLCLTPLLLSMGWVAPLVYMALILLAYGPRLVGLYKVYLGKDNAADTHVQKLNNYKPEVAVYVTGLQNVAYQINQWLPVLHALPFRFVIVIREKKTFYDMRETSIPVYYARSMRELEHFRAAGIKTVLYPANTQKNVQFLRLSDLNHFFINHGESDKVVNQSKFLMAYDKLLVGGPLAKRRLEAANLPLRDDHVEFVGRPQTELLLNQVEGKAKYIKTVLYAPTWEGFVEEANYSSVTEIGFSMLQALVESGDYRVIFKPHPYTGVAKNINKHFLKEMQSYCLSKENAEYAGFDADLYSLMNESDVLISDISSVVNEYLYTLKPIVVTNFKGMESSLFESLFATVKAAYLFDGVSSVNNLLSSIYLDDQKFNVRKLVCEDSLGGTNISALQRFEVVISNSLTKDSGGVAD from the coding sequence ATGCTCACGAAGCTTGGGTATTTTTCAAGGAAAGTTTTAAAAAGTTACAAAGTCCTGATGCTTTTGACGCTGGCAGGGCTTTTGGTGGTTTCTCTTCCCAGAATGAGCATTTCCATTGGTGGGTTTTTGATCACTCTTTTGGCGATAGCTTTTCAGTACTTTCTTGCCATACATAATAAATTGTATCGTATTCGGGTGCCCCTGGAGGAAATGGGAGCTTTCAGTAATGACATCCGCTTTACGTTTAAGCAAAAGACATACAATATTCCTGATAACAAATCCCTTGCGAAAATGTTGTGTTTGACTCCCCTATTGCTTTCGATGGGATGGGTTGCACCTCTGGTTTATATGGCATTGATTTTGCTTGCGTATGGCCCGCGTCTTGTCGGCCTTTATAAAGTCTATCTTGGCAAGGACAATGCGGCCGATACCCATGTTCAGAAGTTAAATAACTATAAACCTGAGGTGGCTGTCTACGTCACAGGCCTTCAAAACGTTGCATATCAGATAAATCAATGGTTACCAGTGCTGCATGCGCTACCCTTCAGGTTTGTTATCGTTATTCGAGAGAAAAAAACATTTTATGACATGAGGGAAACCTCAATACCTGTCTACTATGCCCGAAGCATGCGAGAGCTGGAACACTTTAGGGCAGCCGGTATTAAAACAGTGTTATATCCTGCCAATACTCAAAAAAATGTTCAGTTTTTAAGGTTGAGCGATTTAAATCATTTCTTCATTAATCATGGGGAAAGCGACAAGGTGGTCAATCAGAGCAAATTTCTGATGGCCTATGATAAATTGCTTGTGGGTGGGCCCTTGGCAAAAAGAAGGCTGGAAGCAGCCAATTTACCGTTAAGGGATGACCATGTTGAATTTGTGGGTCGGCCTCAAACAGAGTTATTGCTAAATCAGGTTGAGGGAAAAGCTAAATATATAAAAACGGTTCTTTATGCGCCGACTTGGGAAGGTTTTGTAGAAGAAGCCAACTATTCATCAGTTACAGAAATTGGTTTTTCGATGCTTCAGGCTTTAGTTGAGTCTGGTGATTATAGAGTTATATTTAAGCCACATCCATATACAGGGGTCGCTAAAAATATCAATAAGCACTTTTTAAAGGAAATGCAATCGTATTGCCTTTCCAAAGAAAATGCTGAATATGCTGGATTTGATGCCGATCTGTATTCGCTGATGAACGAAAGCGATGTTTTAATATCAGATATATCTAGCGTAGTTAATGAGTATCTTTACACCCTAAAACCAATTGTCGTGACAAATTTTAAAGGGATGGAAAGCTCTTTGTTCGAAAGCCTATTTGCCACAGTTAAAGCTGCCTATTTATTTGATGGTGTGAGTAGTGTAAATAACTTGTTGAGCTCAATATACTTGGATGATCAGAAGTTTAACGTTAGAAAACTTGTGTGTGAAGACTCTCTAGGCGGCACTAATATTAGTGCGTTGCAAAGATTTGAAGTTGTGATTTCCAACAGTTTGACAAAAGATTCCGGGGGCGTCGCAGATTAA
- the glyA gene encoding serine hydroxymethyltransferase: MFTRDMTIAGYDDALWQAMQQEDGRQEDHIELIASENYTSPRVMIAQGSQLTNKYAEGYPGKRYYGGCEFVDVVEDLAISRACELFDCDYANVQPHAGSQANSAVFQALVKPGDTILGMSLDAGGHLTHGAKPNFSGKHYNAVQYGLNDQGLIDYDEVARLAREHQPKMIIAGFSAYSQIIDWARFREIADEVGAWFFVDMAHIAGLVAAGVYPSPLKHAHVVTTTTHKTLRGPRSGLILSAAGDEDLYKKLNSAVFPGGQGGPLMHAIAAKAVCFKEALEPEFKAYQQQVVKNAKVMAGVFMERGFDVVSGGTEDHLFLLSLVKQGLTGKDADAALGRAHITVNKNAVPGDPQSPFVTSGLRIGTPAVTTRGFKEDECRELAGWICDILDAMQKGDSVEAEETVKNQVARVCERLPVYS, encoded by the coding sequence ATGTTCACACGCGATATGACCATTGCCGGCTATGACGATGCGCTCTGGCAGGCCATGCAACAGGAAGACGGCCGTCAGGAAGACCACATCGAGCTGATCGCCTCGGAAAACTACACCAGCCCGCGCGTCATGATCGCCCAGGGCTCGCAGTTGACCAACAAGTATGCCGAGGGCTACCCCGGCAAGCGTTATTATGGTGGCTGCGAGTTTGTCGACGTGGTTGAAGACCTGGCCATTTCGCGTGCCTGCGAGCTGTTCGATTGCGACTACGCCAACGTGCAGCCGCACGCCGGTTCTCAGGCCAACAGTGCCGTGTTTCAGGCGCTGGTCAAGCCGGGCGACACCATTCTGGGCATGAGCCTGGATGCCGGTGGTCACCTGACCCACGGTGCCAAACCCAATTTTTCCGGCAAGCACTACAATGCCGTGCAGTACGGGCTCAATGATCAGGGGCTGATCGATTACGACGAAGTTGCACGTCTGGCTCGTGAACACCAGCCAAAAATGATCATTGCCGGCTTCTCGGCCTACTCACAGATCATCGACTGGGCGCGGTTCCGCGAGATTGCTGATGAAGTGGGTGCCTGGTTTTTTGTCGACATGGCCCACATTGCCGGTCTGGTGGCCGCGGGTGTTTACCCCAGCCCGCTCAAGCACGCCCACGTGGTAACCACCACCACGCACAAGACCCTGCGCGGCCCGCGTAGTGGTCTGATCCTCTCCGCCGCCGGTGATGAAGACCTCTACAAGAAGCTCAACTCTGCCGTGTTCCCGGGCGGGCAGGGCGGCCCTCTGATGCATGCCATTGCCGCCAAGGCCGTGTGCTTCAAGGAAGCGCTGGAGCCCGAGTTCAAGGCCTATCAGCAGCAGGTCGTCAAGAATGCCAAGGTGATGGCCGGTGTTTTCATGGAACGCGGCTTTGATGTCGTCTCCGGCGGTACGGAAGATCACCTGTTTCTGCTCTCGCTGGTCAAGCAGGGCCTGACCGGCAAGGACGCGGACGCAGCGCTGGGTCGCGCCCACATTACGGTCAACAAGAACGCCGTCCCGGGCGACCCGCAAAGCCCGTTCGTCACCTCCGGTCTGCGTATCGGCACGCCTGCCGTGACCACACGTGGCTTCAAGGAAGACGAATGTCGCGAGCTGGCCGGCTGGATCTGCGATATCCTTGATGCCATGCAAAAGGGTGACAGCGTTGAGGCAGAAGAGACGGTGAAAAACCAGGTCGCCAGGGTCTGTGAGAGGCTGCCTGTCTATTCATGA
- a CDS encoding O-antigen ligase family protein: MIVFPSPVPAWNYNATTRWCHRIGVVALLLYMFTWLVSLEATRAFESLLVPLYLVALLSQPGRGRAFGDPLWILLAIWLALQLVTLPAAIQMFPDYARDEVRSMRQLSKVFMILPIAWFMAGNIRIALWTLTALILGMVLGAVFTGQDMETLVRFVQEGKRPTLGFKNWQHAGVCAGGILIAQACFARRFLQESADYQVTLKWLARLGFVAVAGLSLFAWAITMTRASWLGVIVVALLALAGLLVMIMRGHIKSPRLLKQILLSGLVFAVIAVALGALYGDQIATRVFKEHDVILEVLRGDLRNVPFSSIGFRIHAWHYGLQLVAEQPWFGWGPKSHIPLLLQSTNPVGDTTLGAIADTYNLRHFHNSMMSLLIANGVLGLAVWIALTITVGLSTWKSWRRGDMPNDMAIFVALFFVFWFIVNLFESYMNYRTGVYWIGAVGGMAYTFGMRRRLARYIQPPPDRFYR; the protein is encoded by the coding sequence ATGATTGTGTTTCCTTCTCCTGTCCCGGCATGGAATTACAATGCCACTACCCGCTGGTGCCATCGCATCGGCGTTGTCGCCCTGTTGCTTTACATGTTTACCTGGCTTGTAAGTCTGGAAGCCACTCGAGCCTTCGAATCACTTTTAGTGCCGTTGTATCTCGTGGCACTTCTATCACAGCCGGGAAGGGGTCGAGCCTTTGGTGATCCGCTCTGGATACTTTTGGCTATCTGGTTGGCGCTGCAGCTGGTAACCCTTCCCGCGGCAATTCAGATGTTTCCCGACTACGCACGTGATGAAGTTCGCTCCATGCGTCAGCTCTCCAAGGTTTTCATGATCCTGCCGATTGCCTGGTTCATGGCCGGCAACATTCGCATTGCCCTTTGGACGCTAACGGCCCTGATACTGGGCATGGTGCTCGGCGCCGTCTTCACCGGGCAGGATATGGAGACATTGGTCAGGTTTGTGCAGGAAGGCAAGCGACCGACTCTAGGCTTCAAGAACTGGCAGCATGCCGGTGTCTGCGCAGGCGGCATTCTGATTGCTCAGGCCTGCTTTGCCCGGCGCTTCCTCCAAGAAAGTGCTGACTATCAGGTGACATTGAAATGGCTGGCCAGACTGGGGTTTGTCGCGGTGGCGGGGCTTTCGCTGTTTGCCTGGGCCATCACCATGACCCGTGCCAGCTGGCTGGGTGTGATTGTCGTGGCGCTATTGGCACTTGCAGGCCTTTTGGTCATGATCATGCGTGGACACATCAAATCGCCGCGACTGCTCAAACAGATCCTGCTGTCAGGTCTCGTGTTTGCAGTCATTGCCGTGGCACTGGGCGCACTCTATGGCGATCAGATTGCGACAAGAGTGTTCAAGGAGCATGACGTCATCCTCGAAGTGCTACGGGGCGATCTACGCAACGTCCCCTTTTCGAGCATCGGCTTTCGCATTCATGCCTGGCACTATGGCCTGCAGCTGGTCGCCGAGCAGCCCTGGTTTGGATGGGGTCCCAAGAGTCACATTCCGCTTCTGCTTCAAAGCACCAACCCGGTAGGCGATACCACGCTAGGGGCGATTGCAGATACATATAACCTGCGCCATTTTCACAACAGTATGATGTCTCTTCTGATCGCCAACGGCGTGCTGGGTCTGGCCGTCTGGATCGCCCTGACCATTACAGTCGGGCTGTCGACCTGGAAAAGCTGGCGACGCGGTGATATGCCAAATGACATGGCCATCTTTGTCGCGCTGTTTTTTGTATTCTGGTTTATCGTGAACCTGTTTGAAAGCTACATGAATTATCGTACCGGGGTGTACTGGATCGGTGCTGTCGGGGGCATGGCCTATACCTTTGGCATGCGCCGACGCCTTGCTCGTTATATCCAGCCGCCGCCGGACAGGTTCTATCGTTAG
- a CDS encoding ATP-grasp fold amidoligase family protein, with protein MTIHHYSLGGFVISVKTIEGHERMRKLRSLIYQLLRKAPDAIYFHVIYLYLHRRFCNFRHPKSVSEKIFYRMRYPDPAFSVLADKVAVRDYVIERAGQQYLVPFIGVYDTVTQSQLKQIKEPFVIKANHSAGQVKVIKEPEQTDMAELAREANQWLSYDYAGLHREKHYRNIKPQLVIEKALLIDGEVPADYKVLVLNNGDEQELYIQLIAGRFTDIRCQFFTEDWQIAPFNRRGYKPLQGDDLKAPGCLDEMIQVAKALSEPFSFCRVDFFVVGERCYVGELTFTPVAGEFVLDPVSADFELGRKIDFPEHVDLTQPPRHRVRSSVSGEAGSASV; from the coding sequence GTGACGATCCACCATTATTCTTTGGGAGGGTTTGTCATTAGCGTTAAGACCATCGAGGGGCATGAACGTATGAGAAAGCTGCGAAGCTTGATCTACCAATTATTAAGGAAGGCGCCGGACGCTATCTATTTTCATGTGATTTACCTGTATCTACACAGGCGTTTCTGCAATTTCAGACATCCCAAAAGCGTCAGCGAGAAAATATTTTATCGCATGCGCTATCCCGATCCTGCCTTCTCGGTTCTGGCTGATAAGGTGGCAGTACGTGATTATGTCATTGAACGCGCCGGCCAGCAGTATCTGGTGCCCTTCATCGGTGTTTACGACACGGTTACGCAAAGCCAGCTAAAACAGATCAAAGAACCGTTTGTCATCAAGGCTAATCACAGCGCCGGTCAGGTCAAGGTAATCAAGGAGCCTGAGCAAACGGATATGGCAGAGTTGGCGCGCGAAGCCAATCAATGGCTGAGCTACGACTATGCCGGTCTGCATCGTGAAAAGCATTATCGCAATATCAAGCCGCAGCTGGTCATCGAAAAGGCATTGTTAATCGATGGAGAAGTACCGGCGGATTACAAGGTGCTGGTTCTGAACAATGGCGATGAGCAGGAGCTCTATATTCAGCTGATTGCCGGGCGTTTTACGGATATTCGCTGCCAGTTTTTCACTGAAGACTGGCAGATCGCGCCATTCAACCGTCGTGGCTATAAACCCCTTCAGGGGGATGATCTCAAGGCGCCAGGTTGCCTTGATGAAATGATTCAGGTGGCCAAGGCGCTCTCGGAACCCTTTAGCTTCTGTCGTGTGGATTTCTTTGTAGTGGGTGAACGCTGTTACGTGGGAGAGCTCACCTTTACGCCTGTGGCAGGAGAGTTTGTACTTGATCCGGTCAGTGCCGACTTTGAACTGGGACGCAAGATCGATTTTCCGGAGCATGTCGATCTCACACAGCCGCCCAGGCATCGGGTCAGGTCTTCTGTGTCCGGTGAGGCCGGCAGTGCTTCGGTATAG
- a CDS encoding ABC transporter permease, whose protein sequence is MTARSTVEAGGLARHPSGSGRHTLRLGWAGLRRDLRAADVRALFLALVLAVAATTMIGFFLDRIGGALERQSGQLLGGDLVLVQGNPFDTQVLDTLEDAGMTTSRQVNTVSMAGFGDRFQLASLKGVAPAYPLYGSFQVDFGDGPETTTTLPDRHTVWVEPRLGTALGLTLGDDITLGDEQFRVSGWILEEPDQDVGLASFNPRIMIDLADLESSGLIAPGARLTWRLLAAGPPDAVRSLNDQLEAWQDRGIRVIDVRKDSPRIGRALERSQQYLSLSGLAAVLLAGVAVAMATRRYVERHLDTAALMRCFGASQQQLARIFAAQLAMLALSAAAAGAVLGLIGQWALLKLLVQFLPLELPPPGPLPLLLGMLTAVAILIGFAGPTLLRLRQVSALKVLRRELAPLPAAGWVIIGCASLMFGGLLWLYSGDLVLSGGLLVGGLITLVVLWGVAQVMLSLLLKGAGLLPQHWRMGSRQLARRRQSSIGQILAFAVTFALMALIALVRTDLIDDWQSKLPPDAPNQFAINIQPSQKEGFISALDNITESRSEVYPIVRGRLVEINGVTARDEVPQEARNDGNLRREINLTWAATMPGNNTLIQGNWFAGDSEQEKGTREAPVGVSVAQSMAKDLSLSIGDRLTFDIGGREVTARITSLRQVDWESFQPNFFVIFPPGPLERFSHSFITAFHLPASEQQALGPLIQQYPSVSLLDIDAILEQVRDLLRQVSRAVELVLLFVLLAGIAVLYAALTASLPARAHEWALLRVFGARDKRLVRTQLAEFGWLGFASGLLGAMLAEGISALLYGVWLDLDVRWHLSLWLLMPLGGALLIGGIGYLLSTPLRRQAPMESLRLLGEG, encoded by the coding sequence ATGACGGCTCGCTCGACTGTTGAGGCCGGCGGCCTTGCACGACACCCTTCTGGTAGCGGAAGACACACCCTGCGCTTGGGCTGGGCCGGTTTGCGCCGTGATCTGCGCGCGGCCGACGTGCGCGCGCTCTTTCTGGCGCTGGTACTGGCCGTGGCCGCCACCACCATGATCGGTTTTTTTCTGGATCGTATCGGTGGCGCACTGGAGCGTCAGTCCGGGCAGCTGCTGGGTGGCGATCTGGTACTGGTGCAGGGCAACCCCTTTGATACACAGGTGCTCGACACCCTGGAAGATGCCGGGATGACGACCTCTCGTCAGGTCAATACCGTCTCGATGGCAGGGTTTGGTGATCGCTTTCAACTGGCAAGCCTCAAGGGGGTGGCGCCAGCCTATCCACTGTATGGCAGCTTCCAGGTCGATTTTGGGGATGGCCCTGAGACCACCACCACGCTGCCAGACCGACATACCGTCTGGGTTGAGCCGCGACTGGGCACGGCGCTGGGCCTGACGCTGGGGGATGACATCACGCTGGGCGACGAGCAGTTTCGGGTCAGCGGCTGGATCCTCGAGGAGCCGGATCAGGATGTCGGCCTTGCCAGCTTCAATCCACGGATCATGATCGATCTGGCCGATCTCGAAAGTTCCGGGCTCATTGCCCCGGGGGCCCGGCTGACCTGGCGTCTGCTGGCCGCCGGGCCACCGGACGCGGTGCGTTCACTCAATGACCAGCTTGAGGCCTGGCAGGATCGCGGCATCCGCGTCATCGATGTACGCAAGGACAGCCCGCGCATTGGCCGAGCGTTGGAGCGTTCCCAACAGTATCTGAGCCTTTCGGGGCTGGCTGCCGTGCTGCTGGCCGGCGTCGCCGTGGCCATGGCCACACGCCGGTATGTCGAGCGTCACCTGGACACTGCCGCCCTGATGCGCTGCTTTGGCGCCAGTCAGCAACAGCTTGCCCGAATCTTTGCCGCTCAACTGGCGATGCTGGCCCTGAGCGCGGCAGCGGCAGGGGCGGTACTGGGGCTGATCGGCCAATGGGCATTACTGAAGCTTCTGGTGCAGTTTCTACCGCTGGAGCTGCCGCCGCCCGGCCCATTGCCGCTGTTGCTGGGCATGCTGACGGCCGTGGCCATTTTGATCGGCTTTGCCGGCCCGACGCTTTTGCGCCTCAGGCAGGTCAGTGCGCTCAAGGTACTGCGTCGCGAACTGGCGCCGTTGCCGGCCGCAGGCTGGGTCATTATTGGCTGTGCCAGCCTCATGTTCGGCGGGCTTTTGTGGCTCTACAGCGGTGATCTGGTCCTTTCAGGCGGATTGCTGGTGGGCGGGCTAATCACGCTGGTCGTGCTGTGGGGCGTGGCGCAGGTGATGCTGTCGCTGTTGCTTAAAGGTGCGGGGCTGCTGCCGCAGCACTGGCGCATGGGGAGCCGACAGCTGGCGCGTCGGCGGCAATCCAGTATCGGTCAGATTCTGGCCTTTGCCGTCACCTTTGCCCTGATGGCGCTGATCGCACTGGTACGCACGGATCTGATCGATGACTGGCAGTCAAAACTGCCGCCGGATGCACCCAATCAGTTTGCCATCAACATTCAGCCCAGCCAGAAAGAGGGCTTTATCAGCGCGCTGGACAATATTACCGAGAGTCGTTCGGAGGTCTATCCGATCGTTCGCGGTCGGCTGGTCGAGATCAACGGGGTGACTGCCCGCGATGAAGTTCCCCAGGAGGCGCGCAACGATGGCAATCTGCGCCGCGAAATCAACCTGACCTGGGCGGCCACCATGCCGGGCAACAATACGCTGATACAGGGCAACTGGTTTGCAGGCGACAGCGAGCAGGAGAAGGGAACGCGCGAGGCGCCGGTCGGCGTGTCGGTCGCACAGAGCATGGCGAAGGATCTCTCGCTCTCCATCGGCGATCGCCTGACCTTTGACATCGGCGGGCGTGAGGTGACGGCCCGAATTACCAGCCTGCGTCAGGTAGACTGGGAATCATTTCAGCCCAACTTCTTCGTGATTTTTCCGCCCGGACCGCTTGAGCGCTTCAGTCACAGCTTCATCACCGCCTTTCATCTGCCCGCCAGCGAACAGCAGGCGCTGGGGCCGTTGATACAGCAATATCCGTCGGTGTCCCTGCTGGATATCGATGCCATCCTCGAGCAGGTGCGTGATCTGCTGCGTCAGGTCTCTCGAGCGGTGGAACTGGTGCTGCTGTTTGTTCTGCTGGCGGGTATTGCCGTGCTGTATGCCGCGTTAACGGCCTCCCTGCCGGCTCGCGCGCATGAATGGGCACTGCTCAGAGTGTTTGGCGCCAGGGATAAAAGACTGGTTCGTACCCAGCTGGCGGAGTTTGGCTGGCTGGGCTTTGCCAGTGGTCTGCTTGGCGCCATGCTGGCAGAAGGCATCAGTGCGCTGCTCTATGGTGTCTGGCTGGATCTCGACGTGCGATGGCACCTGAGCCTTTGGCTTTTGATGCCGCTGGGCGGAGCACTTTTGATCGGTGGCATTGGATATCTGCTCAGTACGCCGCTGCGGCGCCAGGCCCCAATGGAAAGTCTTCGGTTATTGGGGGAGGGGTAA
- a CDS encoding ABC transporter ATP-binding protein: MARQLEKTVGSGASAITILKALDLEIHAGESVAIVGSSGAGKSTLLALLAGLDTLTQGELSLFGESLSALDEDGRARLRSGQVGFVFQNFQLLPTLTAQENVLLPLELSERRVDTDQARQWLARVGLESRVQHLPKQLSGGEQQRVAIARAFVTQPALVFADEPTGNLDRATGDRVADLLFTLNRESGTTLVLVTHDPQLAARCDRTLTLEEGRLHAYDSAATPSHVSDGVDR; this comes from the coding sequence AGGCGCTGGATCTGGAGATTCACGCCGGTGAAAGCGTCGCGATCGTGGGCAGCTCCGGCGCGGGGAAATCCACCCTGCTGGCGCTGCTGGCCGGTCTGGATACGCTGACACAAGGCGAGCTTTCCCTGTTTGGCGAGTCCTTGTCTGCACTGGATGAAGATGGTCGGGCGCGTTTGCGCTCCGGTCAGGTCGGCTTCGTTTTTCAAAACTTTCAGCTGCTGCCAACGCTCACCGCACAGGAAAATGTCCTGCTGCCGCTGGAGCTGAGCGAGCGCCGCGTCGATACCGATCAGGCCCGGCAGTGGCTGGCCCGGGTGGGGCTTGAATCTCGTGTGCAGCATCTGCCCAAACAGCTGTCAGGCGGCGAACAGCAGCGGGTCGCGATTGCGCGTGCCTTTGTCACCCAGCCGGCGCTGGTGTTTGCCGACGAGCCGACCGGCAACCTCGATCGTGCCACGGGCGATCGGGTGGCGGATCTGCTCTTCACGCTCAACCGCGAGTCCGGCACGACCCTGGTGCTGGTCACTCATGACCCGCAGCTGGCGGCACGCTGTGATCGTACCCTGACCCTGGAGGAGGGCCGGCTGCACGCCTACGACAGCGCCGCAACACCGAGTCATGTATCTGACGGAGTTGATCGCTGA